GTTCGGGGATAAGGGCAGGATCTACCATTCCCATCGGAAGCAAAAAGCTAAAAGAATTACACATATAATCACCGCAGGAAATTTTATCGTGCTTCAGAAATTTTTCGCCGGTATCTTTATTGAGATATGATTTTTTGAAATCATTTTTAAAATCACTTTTCGAAAACTTAATCTCGATTTCATGACTTCCCCCTTCTGAATCTATGATCAGAATATCTGCTTCCCAATCGGCCTGAAAATAATTGGTCAGTACAATTTCTTTTTCAAAATCGCAATGGGAATGGATATAGGCATGTATAAGTTCTTCTATTTTGAGCATGAATATAATTGTACAATGTATTTATGATAATACCGGCATACAAATACAAAATTGATAAGCGTAATAAATTGGCTATTCACAATTGTCTTTTACGTTAAGTCTTTTAGCTTACTAACAGACTGCATCCTCTGATATCAGAATGATCTATTCTTCCCAATACCTGAAATTTATCCCCTACAATTTTACCTAAATCCTGTGTCGCAATAAAAGAACAGGAATGAGTATTGGCCAGATCGATGATATTAATAGCTCCGGTTCTTCCTTCTTTTTCATAGGCCAGAGGATCTTCTGCATTCCGAACCATAATTCTCATCCAGTTCGGGCATTTATATTCATTATTTCCAAGGGAGTACGCCTGTGAAAGCAACTCTGTCATGGAGTATTCTGAGTAGATCTTATCTGTCTTAAGGCCGTCCTGTAAGATTTTCAGCAATTCATCTTTGGTCATTTCTTCTTTTCTGCCTTTCATTCCTCCGGTTTCAATCACTACTAAATTTTCAAGAAAATCCAGAGATTCTCCGCTTCTTTCAGAATGACAGTAATCCAGAAAATCAAGAAGAGCAAAGGAAACCCCGAAAAGAATGACTTTTTTATCCTGAAGTTTATTCAATAACCCAAAAAGATCAGAATGGTTATAAAGGAAATATCCGTTTTCCGGTTTGGCAGATTTCTTCATCAGATAATCTACCATATAAATTAATGATGAATTCTGTTTTTCCAGATAACTTGGAAGTAAGCCCAGAAAAATAAAATCTTCCGGCTTACCAATAAACTGTTCAAAACTTTTATAAATACTTTCTTCATAAAGTTCCGGATCTGCAATGAAATGTTTTGACAGATTCATCTGTGTTGTTCCTGAACTCTGAAAAAACAGATCGGTTCTTATATTTTTATCCAGAATCTGATGGTTTTTGAACATCTCAATAGGTAAAAACGGAATCTTCACCAAACTATCTACCTCATCAGGATTAACATTCAGAAAGTCGATGAACTTCCTGTATATTTCAACATTTTCATATTGATAACGGAATGTTTTCAATGATGCATTCAGGAAATCCTGTTCAGTCTGTATATTGAATATATTTTTTAATTCCATAACTTTTTAAACACCTTACCACTTCTGTATAAAGCAATTATAAAAATAAAATATTGACATTTAATATTTTTTTAATCTACTAATTCTATTTTTGGTAAGCTTCTTGCACATACCTGAACGGAATATGGATTAAAAACAAGAGTGGGTTTCAACCCGTTCGAAAGTTACCTCTTTTTAGGGGTAATTTTTTTGCTTTATTTTTCAAAAGTCTTCAGTTCAAAATCTTTCTCAAAGACCCCGTAAGTAAAATAGGAAATCCAGTCTCCGAGGTTGATATACTTTGAATTCTGTTCCAGATCAAGTACCATTGGCAGGTGTCTGTGTCCATAAATAAAATAGTCTATCTTCTCAGTCTTCAGCTTTTCTTTAGAATAAATGATCAGGAATTCTTTATCTTCTCCCAGAAATGCTTTGTCTTCTTCTCCGGAGATCATTTTATTTTTTTGGGAAAGGTATAATGCAATTTTCATTGCAATATCAGGGTGAAGCCATTTGAAGAACCATTGTGCTACCGGATTTGTGAATAATTTTTTCATTCTTTTATATCCTTTGTCACCAGGTCCCAGCCCGTCTCCATGGGCCAGCAAAAACTGCTTTCCACCCATTTCGAAATATTGTTTCTGATAAAATACCGTACAGCCAATTTCCTCTTCAAGATAATCTTTCATCCACAGATCATGGTTTCCGACAAAGAAATAGATATGAATTCCTCTGTCTTTAAGTTCTGCAATTTTTCCGAGTACCCTGATATATCCTTTGGGAACCACATGTTTCCATTCATGCCAGAAGTCAAAAAGATCACCCATTAAAAACAAAACCTGAGCATCTTCTTTGATCTCATCCAACCAACGTATAAATTTTTCTTCACGCACTTTGCTCTCACTTGGAGTGGGTGCTCCAAAATGCTGATCTGAAGCGAAATATACTTTTTTTCCAGGTTCTAAATTAATTATCGTTTTTAACACCTTCTGAGTTTTGGGGTAAATTATTGATTATCTTCTGCAAACCATTCTCCATAAGAATTTTCTGTCTCATGAAGTTTAAGATAGGCTAAAGAAATTCCTTCAGGAAGTTTTGATTTGATTTTAGCAGCAATAGCATACAACATGTTTTCACAGGTTGGCTGGAAACTGCAATAGATTACTTTATGCCCTTTCTGTTCCAGGTCATCCCCCAATTCTTTGTGTGGAGACAGAGCATTTACAAGAACCGCATGGTCCCATACATCTACAATTTCGGAATTTACGATACTTTTGATATCTCCGAAATCTACCACCATTCCATTTTTAGGATTTTCAATATCATTGATCGGTTTTCCTTTCACTGTCACAAACAGCTTATAGGAATGTCCATGCATATTTTTACACTTCCCATCGTAGTTGTAAAGTACATGAGCTGTTTCAAATGTAAAAATTTTTGTAATACGTATCATACTGCAAAGATATGATAAAACCGCTTAACACAGAAAAGACTGTTTCTATTACAGCGATATTAATATATACTTTTAGTCGATCTTAAAGGTTAAATTATTATCCGGTGAGCCATCAACATTGATTGCATTGTAAGGTACAGAAAGCCAGCCATTTTTATTCATAACAAATTTGAATTGATGGTTTTTTCCTTTTTCAAACTGAGATTTTGGCAATACCAACTCAAAAGTATTATTCTTTTTCAGATTCATATAATATGCCTGACTATCAGGATTCCAATCATTAAATGAGCCTGTAACTGAAATACTTTTGATATATTCTACACTTCGTTTGTCAGGAAATTGGTAAGAAAAAATAATATTGTCCTTTTCTGTTCGGTAGCCGTAGATTTCTTTTTTTAGGTCAGGATGAACAAGAGGTTCAGACTTTGTATATTCTTCTGCCACCATGTATGGATTCAGCAAACGTTTATCCATAATACCTGCAATCTGATTAATCATTGGGTAATAAACCGGAAACTCTTTATATCCATTATACATCAATATAATAGCAATATTATTATCCGGAAAAATTTTATAGCCACTTACATTTCCACCTGAAAAATGATAGGACTTTATATTATTAAAATTTCCCATATCCCAACCATGAGTGAAGATGATGTCTTTATTTTTGTATTCAAACGGTTTCCACATCAATTCCTGTGTGGCAGGTTTTAGAAAATCATTCTTACTCAAATGAATGCTCCACTGTAAGAAAGCAGGCAATGCAATGGCCAGACCATTGGCTGAATGCGCCCTTCTTCCTTCTACAAATGTAGATTTATCGTATTGATGTGTATTCTTGTTGTAGATATATTTTACAATTCTGTTAGGAATTTTCTCAATGGAATTGGATGAAAACACCACCTGATTTTTAGAATCTGAAAACTGATTCTTCAGGATATAATCTTCAAATTTCTCTCCTGTTATTTTCTCAATGATCATCGTAATCAGCATGTAGTTGGTCTGATTGTACCTATAATCACTTCCGGTTTCAAATTCCATTTTTTCTTTTGATAATCGACTAATCACTTCAGCATTGGTAGCATCTGCTGCAATATCACTGAAACGAATCCAGTCTGGCAATCCTGAGGAATGAGATAAAAGATTTTTTACCTGAACATTTTGCCACTCTGCCGGTACATTATCAATATATTTTGATATTTTATCTTCTAAAGATACTTTCCCCTGCTCTACAAGCTGAAAGAGTCCAACATTTGACATCAACTTTGTAGTAGAATAAATCCTGAACATAGAATTGCCATCTACTTTTTTATTAGTCTCTAAGGTTTCTGTTCCATAGTATTTCTGGAAAATTACCTTATTATTCTTAACGATTCCTACGGCCATTCCTGGTATCTCATTAATTTGAATAACCTTTTTTATATAGTTATCAATTGCTTTTGACTGGTCTGCTGTCTGGCTATGACCGGTAAAGAAAAAGCCTAAAAAAAGTATCGTTACAATAGATGGTTTCATGGTAATGTTTGTTTGATGTTTCTCTATTAAAACAATTGTAGGTCTTATTATATTACATAAAGAGAAGAAAATCTGTTATTTCCCGGGAACCAATTTGTCTGTTTCAAAACCTAATTCATTCAAATAATCAAGTCCGCTTTGTATTTCTATTGAATTGGAGCCCGACCATCCTTTTTTTAATCCAAATAAAATAAACCGCCTGATGTATCGTGGCTTATTGAGATTTACCTCATCTTCTGAACCTGTAATTTTATTCACCAACTTAACACCTGATTTTAAAGGCTGTCCCATCATATAATCATCAACAGTCATAAATTTGATGATTAAAGGTGTTTGCTTTTGCCCTCTTAAAAAAACCTTCACAGTCAAAGTATTGGTTTCTGTTTCAGCATGAAATTGGTCTGTTACAGAATATAAATATTCACTATTATTAATGATGATTTTTCTCAACTTATTTTTCATTGACTCATTTTTTATTCAACACATTTCCAGCTGAACTTTATTTTATCCTTTTCTCGAATCTATTAATGACTTTGTACTCTTTATCTTTAATAACAATATCATAATTTCCCTTATCAAGGATTAAAAAACGATTGTCCTTAGAGGTATTGATTTCAATGATATCTGCGGGAATTCCTTTTTGCTCAAATTCACCTTTTCGGTAAGCAAAAACCATAACCGGATATGTTGAAACTTTAGAAACCGGAATTTTATAAAACTTTCGGGTTTCCTTCAGCATCCAATCTGGTCTGTCTTTAATGTATTTTGTAACGGGGTGAATGATTTTAATATCCGTATACAATTCTTTGTCTTCACCATTATAGATCATTTGGTTTTCACTTTTCAAAACAACAGGCACGGTATTGTTTATCAATCTCAAAGTGGTTCGTTATACTTCAGGGAGCTTTTTTCTGAAAACTGAGTCTGGTCAATTGTAAACGGATTGACACCTGTTAAGTCTGAAAGTCGTCCAGCCATCGTTTTTTCCCAGGATTTATGGATTCCTTCATAAGCATGCTGATAACCACAATAAATCAGATATTTTCCCTCTTTATTCTGCTGCATAAAATTGAAAATATTTTTGGCTTCTCCAATTTCTCTTTCTTTATTGTTTCCTTCTGCTTCGTAGGAGAAAAGCCTGAATCCAATTTTCAGAGCATTGTAAATAAAATTTCCAAATTCCGGTTCTTTGGAATAATATCCGCTGGTGAGAGTGGCATATTTATCTGTATTTAAAGAATCATTCGCTAATGTTTCTATTCCTAAGTATCTGTAACCTCTGTCATATAAACCCTGAAGTAAAGAAGTGGCAAAAGTTCTATGGCTGGCATTGTGATGAGCTTCATTGATGATGATTATTTTCTCATTGGCCGCTTTTTTCAGAATATACTCTTTTGCATTGACTGGAATTAATTTTGTGAATTTCAGACTATCGGCAGCATTTAGCTTTTTCACTCTTCCGAAAGTCTGATCCCAGCTTTCCAGTGCTGGTTTATATTGCCCGCTTATCGAGTAATATGTTGCCCCCATCTGGCTTCTCCATGATTGACTTTGAGTAGAGTCTGCCACCTTTCTCTTAATATCATCCGTAAACCAGTAAGGATTTTCCTGACCATACCCTGCCATGCCAAGAAACAGCAAAGCCAGTAAATAAAAGAATTTCATGTTATTTAGTTTTTTATTGAATGTTGTAGATTAAAATAAAAGTTCTATTTTCTACTCTGATTTTAATTATTTTACCTGTCTAAAAAAACTTCTCCAGCCAGTCACTTCCCAGTCGTTTGATCTTTTTTGTTTCCGGATCGAAGAGAATCCAAAGTGTACTTGAATCTACCACAAGTTCATCATTGCAATAAAATTCGACTTTTCTTGGCTGTTTAGCTCCTTCAGGAGTCATGGGATAGGTTCTTACTGTGATCATATCATTCAGATAAACCTGTTTTTTATATTGGATATGGTGATCCAGAAGCATCCAGGCATCATT
The window above is part of the Chryseobacterium sp. MA9 genome. Proteins encoded here:
- a CDS encoding UDP-2,3-diacylglucosamine diphosphatase, producing the protein MLKTIINLEPGKKVYFASDQHFGAPTPSESKVREEKFIRWLDEIKEDAQVLFLMGDLFDFWHEWKHVVPKGYIRVLGKIAELKDRGIHIYFFVGNHDLWMKDYLEEEIGCTVFYQKQYFEMGGKQFLLAHGDGLGPGDKGYKRMKKLFTNPVAQWFFKWLHPDIAMKIALYLSQKNKMISGEEDKAFLGEDKEFLIIYSKEKLKTEKIDYFIYGHRHLPMVLDLEQNSKYINLGDWISYFTYGVFEKDFELKTFEK
- a CDS encoding 6-carboxytetrahydropterin synthase, giving the protein MIRITKIFTFETAHVLYNYDGKCKNMHGHSYKLFVTVKGKPINDIENPKNGMVVDFGDIKSIVNSEIVDVWDHAVLVNALSPHKELGDDLEQKGHKVIYCSFQPTCENMLYAIAAKIKSKLPEGISLAYLKLHETENSYGEWFAEDNQ
- a CDS encoding thioesterase family protein, producing MNLMYEKQIKVTEEHIDQNNHVNNVQYVHWVEEVAAEHWDLLKHQTEYVNDAWMLLDHHIQYKKQVYLNDMITVRTYPMTPEGAKQPRKVEFYCNDELVVDSSTLWILFDPETKKIKRLGSDWLEKFF
- a CDS encoding serine hydrolase produces the protein MKPSIVTILFLGFFFTGHSQTADQSKAIDNYIKKVIQINEIPGMAVGIVKNNKVIFQKYYGTETLETNKKVDGNSMFRIYSTTKLMSNVGLFQLVEQGKVSLEDKISKYIDNVPAEWQNVQVKNLLSHSSGLPDWIRFSDIAADATNAEVISRLSKEKMEFETGSDYRYNQTNYMLITMIIEKITGEKFEDYILKNQFSDSKNQVVFSSNSIEKIPNRIVKYIYNKNTHQYDKSTFVEGRRAHSANGLAIALPAFLQWSIHLSKNDFLKPATQELMWKPFEYKNKDIIFTHGWDMGNFNNIKSYHFSGGNVSGYKIFPDNNIAIILMYNGYKEFPVYYPMINQIAGIMDKRLLNPYMVAEEYTKSEPLVHPDLKKEIYGYRTEKDNIIFSYQFPDKRSVEYIKSISVTGSFNDWNPDSQAYYMNLKKNNTFELVLPKSQFEKGKNHQFKFVMNKNGWLSVPYNAINVDGSPDNNLTFKID
- a CDS encoding acyl transferase, whose translation is MELKNIFNIQTEQDFLNASLKTFRYQYENVEIYRKFIDFLNVNPDEVDSLVKIPFLPIEMFKNHQILDKNIRTDLFFQSSGTTQMNLSKHFIADPELYEESIYKSFEQFIGKPEDFIFLGLLPSYLEKQNSSLIYMVDYLMKKSAKPENGYFLYNHSDLFGLLNKLQDKKVILFGVSFALLDFLDYCHSERSGESLDFLENLVVIETGGMKGRKEEMTKDELLKILQDGLKTDKIYSEYSMTELLSQAYSLGNNEYKCPNWMRIMVRNAEDPLAYEKEGRTGAINIIDLANTHSCSFIATQDLGKIVGDKFQVLGRIDHSDIRGCSLLVS